The following are from one region of the Gemmatimonadales bacterium genome:
- a CDS encoding cobalamin B12-binding domain-containing protein — translation MTASGSLRTGRERPLPRPIRVLVAKPGLDGHDRGAKVVAAALRDAGMEVVYTGLHQTPEMIATAAVQEDVDVVGLSILSGAHMTLFPRVRALLDEMGRPEVLVTGGGIIPAEDMAALQERGIGRLFGPGTRTADLVEYIESWAAEHFEP, via the coding sequence ATGACCGCATCGGGTTCGCTGCGTACCGGCCGGGAGCGTCCGTTGCCACGGCCGATACGGGTACTCGTCGCCAAGCCCGGCCTCGACGGCCACGATCGCGGGGCCAAGGTCGTGGCGGCCGCCCTGCGGGACGCGGGCATGGAGGTGGTCTACACCGGCCTGCATCAGACGCCGGAAATGATCGCCACGGCGGCGGTGCAGGAGGACGTCGATGTGGTGGGGCTCTCGATCCTCTCCGGCGCGCACATGACGCTGTTCCCCCGGGTCCGCGCCCTGCTGGACGAGATGGGTCGACCGGAGGTGCTGGTCACCGGAGGCGGCATCATTCCGGCCGAGGACATGGCCGCCTTACAGGAAAGGGGCATCGGCCGGCTCTTCGGCCCGGGCACGCGGACTGCCGACCTCGTCGAGTACATCGAGTCCTGGGCCGCCGAGCACTTCGAACCTTGA